The genomic DNA CCTTGGTTGACCTGGGAAGTCCGCTTTTTGCCGACCAGTCGCCCTCCGCTGACGCCGCAGAAAGCGGCCCAGGACGCCCcgagcagcagcggcagcagcagacCGACCGCTGCCGTTGACAGGATGAGCCAGCTCGGGTAAAGCTCGGGCTTCAGACCCAGATCCACTCCGAACTGGGCCCGAACCAAGCCTTGCCCCGAAGACACCAGCTCTCGTAAACGACTAGAGAGCAGCTCGGCTTTTTCCAGCGCGAAACTCCGCAAGTCCCCAGCcatgtttgacaaaaaaaaagcgaATGAACCACACTAGCTGTTAGCTTTCATTTTACTCTGCATCCGTGTATCGGAGGAGTGGCTAATCTAATCTCGCTGCAAGAAATCAAAACTCCATTCACAGCACTTAAAGATACTGTCCACTTGGGTATTTTCACTCCATTAACAAACACCCACTAATAATACAAACTCAATTAAGTAATAAAGTACTGATGTGAACCCATAGAtttcacaaatgtaaaataaaaagcaaaatcaagaagaaaaaaaatcagctaacattctgctttatttgtattgatgacatcacaagaggctCAAAAACTAAACTGGTCGGGGGGCATTAAAACTATAACTCCAGTTATAATTCACCAAATTACGatagtaaattaattaaaaaagtagAACTTGCATAAATAATTTGTactgattttacagaaaattttgGACATAAGCTTGAAATGCTGTCTAGAAATCCAATTACTTGACTCATgtacaacagaaatatttataacCAATCTTTCACTAAATGTTGGTGTAGGCTCTAGCAATaagcagcattttgtttcaacaaaacttgatttttatttgcaaactaTATTTCACTGAATATAAAAgcctaaaacaaaaccaaccaaGCCATGACCCAGAATGCCACACCACATGATGTGTAGTCTTGtttagaaaacagtttaatGTAAAATGAGATGGGACATAATCATCTTTGAAGACTCACACATAATTTATGACCATAGAAACACCATTACACCGTTAAAGTGagtaaaccaaataaaaaccaacaaaaatgctttcaggatttggtttgttttccatACTGCCTTTACAAGTTGTTAATCGTATGAATAAGCAATAGCAAACAGTAACTTTCCAAGATAATGAATactagtttaatttaattaaaggaAACATAACAAAACTTTGGCATGTTTTACCTAAAGTCCACtttgccaaaagaaaaaaaaagataaaatttaacaaatagtcacaaaaaaataaagtatgccttttttaatttctaaggTTATATATCTTACCATAAAATGTAAACCATCTTCGACTTAgtaagtattaaaaaaatcaaacataaaatcccaaatagACAACAAGAAAAGGCTTCACTTTTGTTATACAAGCAATATGTCATATTGCATATTACTATGTCATATGTTGTTTATCTGAGGTTGTATTTTCCCAATTTAACACCTATtaagaagtttttgttttgtttggataaagaaaacttaaaatgtaattcagGGAGTGGTTGCTTTGTGGAAATCAGGACAGTAATGTCTTGGTTTCAGAAGTCTGCGTCCAGAGTGAATTCACAGTCCACCGTGCTTGACATCACTCCGAATCTCTGGTACTCTGCTACTCTTTTCtcaaagaagtttgtttttcccTCAAGAGAAATGGACTCCATGAAGTCAAAAGGATTTGCCACATTGTaaaccttttaaagaaaaaaaaaaaaaaaaaaaaaagaggaaatgaaactcattttcccacacatttttcattaacaaataaaatacccATATTATTTAATGGTTTGCACAagtattttcttatattttcatttcaggaaAAGGATATGACTTTTATTACACTTCTTACAAATCAAACTGACATTGTTTAGTGACTTAAACGTGTTTTATGATTACTTGGAAGAATTACCTTGTTCAATCCTAGATCAACGAGCAGCCGGTCGGCTACAAACTCGATATACTGCTTCATGAGGCAGCAGTTTATTCCAATCAGATCGACTGATAAGGCCTCTGTCAAAAACTCctatataacaaaacaaaaaacatttatgaaaatacTGCAAGAAGACAAGATAAAGACACCAAAATCCTGCAACATAACAATATATTATCCACCTGCTCAATGCTCACAGCTTTGCTGATAATATCTTTGACTCTGTCCTCTGAAGGTTTTTTCAGCAGGTAGCTGTACAGCAGGCAGGCAAAGTTACAATGCAGACCctgggaaaagaagaaaaaaacctttaaacacaAGCTAGGCTCAAAGTGCTGTGCAAAGCAAAATCAAGAcgtaaaaacagaaatctattAAGCAATACAATGTTAGTGAAAAGACAAATATGTAGGTTCCAGGACTTTCATCCAACTATTCGGACACCAAGCGAAGGCTGCATTGCCATAGCTGACTACGCAAGTTACAATTACACACACCAATTTAAACATTAGGTTTTCCCTCTGTTTGTGGAAGGCTTATGGAATGCCTGAATTTCTTGAACATCTTTGTTTGCTTCAGGATCTAAGATCATTTTCTCTTACCGCCCAATTAttaaattttctgaaacaaatgttATGTAGCATGCTACAAATGCCTAAACATTTACAATGCAGTTTAAAAAGCCGTTATAAAAAGCCTCCACAGACAAAATCTTATTATATAgaggaatttattttcaaatgcaaatcGAACTCTCCAACCATTTTCTTACTCTGGAAAATGGGATTTACATTATCCAGCATAGCAAGGGATTACCAGGAAAGAATAgagatttttccacatttcaagCAACAATTaggtaaatgtgaaaaatgtgtctttttttttttttttttagaacattaaGAAAATGCAGTACCTACCAGAAATCTGCATCTGGTTTGAAACCAACACTTATATCATTTTCTTTGCTACATCGCAACAGGTTTCCAGGTgaaatcacaaataaatattttaaaagtttgcccAACTTAAATTTGTGACCACCTCACCTCATCCCTGCTAATGAGTTCGTTGGAGTAGGTAAGGCCTGGCATGAGGCCTCTCTTCTTCAGCCAGTAGATAGCAGCGAATGAGCCTGAGAAGAAAATCCCCTCCACTGCTGCAAAAGCCACAAGACGCTCCCCTGtggacacagaaaagaaaactcctATTGAATTACCATAAACAAGACATTCCTCTAGtctgagttttatgtttcatatagAGTTGAGTCAATAGTAATCTTTTATTGGAAGTGTCATGGTTTACCAAAGGTGGATTTGCTGTCATTTATCCATTGGAGGGCCCAATCCGCTTTTCTTTGCACGCATGGCATGGTCTGAACAGCGTTAAACAAATGGTCCCTAAAACACACGAAGCATCAAATTAGAAAGTGACAGTGACTTTTTTCTGCCCTTATTGTATGCTATTTTCTGTACAGGTcgactaaaaaaaacaatcaagtctcttaaaaaataaacttgcaaCAATGAAATACAATCTAGCTGCTAAACAGCAAGTTGAAAGAGTGAACTGAAACTTTAAAGCATTTAGTTTCTTTGGCAGTAGATCAGTGTGTCACATTTTGCCAACTCTGACTTGTCCAAATCTCTTAGACTGAAAGGATGTTTCTTGTCCATGTCCCTCTtcaaaaaacccaacagattcTCTGACAGATCCAGTTCTGTACTTTGGCTAGGCCATTCCAAAGCTTCAATAATACATCTATAAAGTCATTCTTTTCCAGATTTGGACATGTACTTGTACTTGTTAGTGTTTGCAGCAACTGCTGGTCGACAACACACACTGCTGTATTCTTCCCATtatgatttatatttaatgtattttttggtatgttttactgtctttattttttaactttgttactttgtcttttagtttttacacttGCTGAAACATCAATTGCCCATTTGCgacacaaataaatctgaatctgaatctaCTTGGATTCACtgtgatgctaaaaaaaataaaaccactcgGCTTCCAAGCAGACACGTGAGGATTTTGGGTCAAAACTGACAACAAACCGCAaagaatgatgctgccatcatGTGTGGTGTTATTCTGACAATacatagttgttgtttttagtgtcaaatattacttttttattgtGGCCGAAAAAAAGTAAGcttgctttgtttgtgttttttatttgaattatacTATTTAAGCCTGACAAAGAAGCTGGATAAAGTTTTGTAATTATCCATCATGAACTCACTATTTACATCACTAAAAATGGTTGTCAGTGTGTATACTTTTTGAGATTCACTCTACAAACTGGtttatttactgatatttaaaaGTGAGTCAGTAATGAAATGTTAATGTCTTCTTTAAGTGTGTGAGAggatattttgtctttttcatgcTAGAAAATGTATAAGATGCAAGGAACAaattgcaaaatatatatatggagAATGAAATCATTGCAACAGGAGGAAAACTTGTTGTcgttttttattgctttctcttttttataaAGACGTTAAGCTTAAGCCCTGTGGGTACAATAAAGCTGCTGTGTCTGGGAAATGCAGGTGAGAGTGAAGATTACATATCTGATTAGCAGGTGCATGcgcaagaaaaataagttaggagtaatttaaaacaatctaaagtcaaaaatagaaaaacacacGGCCAAAATTTCCAGGCTACAGAACGTGAGACAGAATCACAGATAGGTTGCTGACCTCTCTTTCAGATCCCTGATGTAAGTGTTGATGAGCATGCTGTACATCTCGGAGTGAACGGTCTCTATGAGGATCTGGAAGCTGTAGAAGGAGCGTGCTTCAGGGAGCTGCACTTCCTGGCTGAACCTCTGCACCTGTTgagaccacaaaaaaaacaaaaaccgtTAAACCACCGGGAAAACAATCAATGTGCCGCTCACTTTCACACAAAACAATCAGAtactgtaaaatacaaaatggcTTTGAAAACTGCCACCGTTGGCTTGCTAACACAGTAAATCGAGTAGGTTAAATACATGGTAAGTTacatctacaaaa from Gambusia affinis linkage group LG14, SWU_Gaff_1.0, whole genome shotgun sequence includes the following:
- the rrm2b gene encoding ribonucleoside-diphosphate reductase subunit M2 B, which produces MTPTVKKSSQETGHINNGFEEKYEGHQNGTEAEDEPLLRENPRRFVIFPIQYPDIWKMYKQAQASFWTVEEVDLSKDLGHWDSLKPEERHFISHVLAFFAASDGIVNENLVQRFSQEVQLPEARSFYSFQILIETVHSEMYSMLINTYIRDLKERDHLFNAVQTMPCVQRKADWALQWINDSKSTFGERLVAFAAVEGIFFSGSFAAIYWLKKRGLMPGLTYSNELISRDEGLHCNFACLLYSYLLKKPSEDRVKDIISKAVSIEQEFLTEALSVDLIGINCCLMKQYIEFVADRLLVDLGLNKVYNVANPFDFMESISLEGKTNFFEKRVAEYQRFGVMSSTVDCEFTLDADF